Below is a genomic region from Jatrophihabitans sp..
TCGAAGTCCATCGACGAGGTCAAGGTCAAGCTGCACGGCCTGGGCCTGGCGCTGAAGGACAGCCCGCCCGGATTCGACCTGAACGCGGTGGTCGACTCCTACGGCGGCGAGGAGTTCGGCGACGACACCGACTACGCCGAGACCGAAGAGCTCTAACTCACGTTGAACGTCATCGGGTCCGCCGTCCGCGGCGGCCCGGTGCCCGAGAAACCTTTCCTCTAGGAGCAAGTCATGCCCACGCCTACCAAGGGACCCCGCCTCGGCGGTGGTCCGGCACACGAGCGGCTGCTGCTCGCGAACCTCGCGACCGCACTGTTCGAGCACGACCGGATCACCACCACCGAGGCGAAGGCCAAGCGGCTGCGCCCGCTGGCCGAGAAGCTGATCACGTTCGCCAAGCACGGTGAGCTGCACGACCGGCGCCAGGTTCTCAAGGTCATCCGCAACAAGGACGTGGTGCACAAGCTGTTCGCCGAGATCGGCCCGAAGTTCTCCGAGCGGCCCGGCGGCTACACCCGGATCATCAAGGTGAACCCGCGCAAGGGCGACAACGCCCCGATGGCGGTCATCGAACTGGTCGAGGAGCTCAGCGCGGCGGCCAGGGTCGTCCGCGAGGCAGAGCGCTCCCGTGGCACCAAGGTCGCGCCGTCCAAGGCTCCGACCGGCCGTACCGCCGAGATCGCCGAGGATGCTGCGGCCGAGTCGCCGACCGCCGCCAGGGTGGCCGGTGACGCCGCTGCCGCCAAGCAGGACTCCGAGGACGCCGCCGCCGAGACCGTCGTCGATGAGAGCGGTGCGGTCGACGCCGAGGCGCCGGCCCAGGATGGTGCCACTGACGCGGTCGAGTCCGGCACGGCCGATGACGCTGTCGCGGATGCGTCACTCACCGGTGACGCGGCAACCGAGGAAGCAGTGGCCGATGACGCCGCCGCGACCGAGGCTGCCGAAGAAGAGGGCAAGGGCAAGTAGGGCGACTGTCTATCTGGTGCAGTCAAGATCATGAGTGAGCCGACCGAGCCCGCTTCCCCCGCTGGGGGAGGCGGGCTCGTCCGGTTGCGACTGGAGCTGGGCTACGACGGGACCGACTTCGCCGGTTGGGCCATCCAGCCGGGGCTGCGGACGGTCCAGGCGGTCCTGGAAGGTGCGCTGAGCACGCTGTTCCGGGTGCCCCGGGTGCCGGTGGTGGTTGCCGGGCGCACCGATGCCGGCGTGCACGCCAGCGGTCAGGTCTGCCACTGTGACGTCGAGGCGGCCCGCTGGGAGCAGGAGCGGGACCGGATCGTCCGGCGGCTGGCCGGGCTGCTGCCGCCGGATGTCCGGGTGCATGCGGTGGCGGTTGCGCCGGAACACTTCGACGCCCGGTTCGGCGCGCTCTGGCGCCGCTATCGCTACCGGATCTGCGACGCCGACTACGGCGTGCCGGCGTTGCGCCGGGTGGACACCGCCGGCTGGAAACGGGCTCTGGACGCGGCCGCCATGCACCTCGCGGGCCAGCGGCTGCTGGGGCTCCACGACTACGCCGCCTTCTGCCGGCGTCGTGAGGGCGCCAGCACTGTGCGCCACCTGCGGCAGCTGACGGTGACGCGCACCGGTGAGCTGGTCGAGATCGAGGTGCAGGCCGACGCCTTCTGCCATTCGATGGTCCGCTCGGTGGTCGGCGCGCTGGCCGCGGTCGGCGACGGTAGCAAGGACGCGGACTGGCCGCAGCGGCTACTGACCCTGGGCCGGCGCAGCGACGAGGTCACGGTGGCCCCGGCGAAAGGGCTCACCCTGCTGGCGGTGGGTTACCCACCTAACGCCCAGCTGGAGGCTCGTGCGCAGGAGGCCCGGGCCAAACGAGATGCACCCTTGATCAATAAATAGCTGGCTTGCAACATATTGTGTTTAAGCCCGTTTCGAGTACCGTCTGCTAGTAGACACTTCGTCTAGTGCAGGGGCTCGGTGGTCGCATGATCCCGATGTTGAAGCCGCTCGGTTGGGAACCGGTCGAGGCAGGCGTGCGGGTAGTGCTGGACCCGAGGGAATCGATCGAGCTGGCTGACGAGGACGGCTCGATCGCTGCTCTGCTGACACTGTTGGCCGAGGGCCGGCACGATCTCGAAGGTCTCTTCCACACCCTGAGCCCGGCCTTTCCGGCAGTGTCGCGGGAGGATGTGCGGGACGCGATCGAGGCTCTGGACGAACTGCGCCTGCTCGAGGACAGTGACCAGACCGCCGACCTGACCGAGGACGAGCGGTTACGCCATTTCAGCAACCTGGCCTTTCTCCGGACGTTCTCCACCCTGGAGGCGAGCGCTGAGACGATGGTCCGGCGGGTCCGCGACTCGCACGTCCTGGTCCTCGGTGTCGGTGGCCTAGGTTCCAACGTCCTGCAGAACCTCTGCGGCCTAGGCGTCGGCCGGCTGACGCTGGTGGATCGCGACGACGTCGAGCAGCGCAACTTCGCGCGCCAGTTCGTCTACCGCGCGCAGGACATCGGCCGGTCGAAGGTGGAGCGGGCCGCGGACTGGGTACGGGAGTTCGATCCGCGGATCGAGGTGCAGACCATCCGCGCCGATTTCGCCGGCCCAGCCGATGTCGCCGAGGTGCTCGCCTCGACGCGGCCGGATGCCGTGTCTGCAGGGGTGGACGATCCAATCGGGATCGATGAGTGGGTCAATGCCGCCTGCGTCCGGGCAGGTGTCCCCTACGTACGGGGCGGCATGACGGTCACCGAGGGTGTGATCTGGTCGGTGCACCCGGGTCACAGCGCATGCCTCGCGTGCCCGCCGGACTCGGACGACAGCTCCGGTCGGGTGGTCAACTCTGCCTTGCACCAACAGGGCGTGGCCCGGATTAATCGAGGCGCCGGACCGGTCGCGACCCTGCTCGGCTCGCTCGTCTCATTCGAAATCCTGCGATTCCTCACCGGGTTCACCGCTCCGCGCTACGCCGGCGCAATGGCGGTCCTCGACCTGGCCGGCGACTGCGGCCTCACCATCAATGCTCGTTCACGCCAGCCGGACTGCCTGGTATGCGGCTCGGATCTACAGGCGCCGGAACCCGAAGCGGTCACGGCTGTAGCTGCCGGCGGATAGGCCGACGAGAACAAGCGCTGGTGCTGGTTTAGACCCATAGAAGGAGGTGATTTCACATGAAGCTCCAGGTACGGAAGGTCGAGCAGACCCGCTTGACATGGTGTAACCCCTACACAGGGAATGCAGCAGCTGATCGCCAGCACGGCCACGAGCGGGGAGATCGCACTGCGGTCTCACTGCTTGAACCTTGACCAGTCGGTCACTCGTCCGCTCCGCGCTATGCACGTGTGCCATGTGGACAGCTAAATCGCAAGCAAGGTCGGACCTCGAAATCCAGTCCAGTGCGTTACTCGTCCGCTCCGCGCTATGCGGGCGTGATGTGCGGTGGTCGCCCCTAGCTGTCGGCGGATAAGTCGACCTGGTGGTCGAGCGCTGGTACCGACCCCATAGAAAGGAGGTGATTCCACATGAAGATCCAGGTACGGAAGGTAGAGCAGACCCGCCTGACGATTGGTTGTGACCCGGATTTTGGCTGCTTCCCCAGTGACAGCTGATCGCCGTAACGCCTCGGGGCGGTGAGACCGCACTGCGGTCTCACCGCTCGAATTTCCCGAGCCAAGGATGGATATGACGACCTCTCAACGGCAAGCATCTGCCGTGCAGGCGGCTGCCGCCCGGCTTTCTCTCGTCGCCGAGGGCGATGACGTCATGGTTGGCAACCCCGCCACCGCCACCTTCGTCGCCGTCCCAGCGGTAGGCGGGGTAGTGCTGTCGGCACTCGCGGCTGGGCGCTCGATCCCCGAGGCAGCCGCCGCCGCCTTCGAGCACAGCCAGGTCGAGGTGGACGTCGAGGATTTCCTCGCCACCCTTGAGGAAACCGGCATCCTGGTGTACGAGCAGGGTGTCGCGCTCCCAGGTGAAGTCCGTTGGGTCAGCGGTGTGCCGTCGTGGCTGGCACGTCCCCTGTTCGGCAAGGTGGCGTGGTCTTGCTATGCCCTTGCCTTCGTCTTCGTGGTGGTGGCGTTGGCGGCTGAGCCGGCGCTGCGGCCGTCGTTCGAGGATTACCTGTTCCTGCCGGATCCCATTCTGTCGATCCTCTGCGTGTACGCCATGTCGGTGGTCATCGTCATCACGCACGAGAGTTGGCACTGGTTGGCGGGACGGGCGATTGACGTGCCGGCGCGGTTTCGGTTCAGCTACCGGGGCGCCTTCCTCGTGGCAGAGACTGACCTGTCACTGCTGCTGACCCGACCGCGCCGTCAGCGGTACGGTCCGATGCTGGCGGGGCCGGCGTTCGATACCAGCCTGCTCGCGCTGGCACTCGGCCTGCGCTGGGCCTATTTCGACCTGGGCCTACCGCTGCCCGACGTTCTGGCG
It encodes:
- the truA gene encoding tRNA pseudouridine(38-40) synthase TruA, which translates into the protein MSEPTEPASPAGGGGLVRLRLELGYDGTDFAGWAIQPGLRTVQAVLEGALSTLFRVPRVPVVVAGRTDAGVHASGQVCHCDVEAARWEQERDRIVRRLAGLLPPDVRVHAVAVAPEHFDARFGALWRRYRYRICDADYGVPALRRVDTAGWKRALDAAAMHLAGQRLLGLHDYAAFCRRREGASTVRHLRQLTVTRTGELVEIEVQADAFCHSMVRSVVGALAAVGDGSKDADWPQRLLTLGRRSDEVTVAPAKGLTLLAVGYPPNAQLEARAQEARAKRDAPLINK
- a CDS encoding ThiF family adenylyltransferase translates to MLKPLGWEPVEAGVRVVLDPRESIELADEDGSIAALLTLLAEGRHDLEGLFHTLSPAFPAVSREDVRDAIEALDELRLLEDSDQTADLTEDERLRHFSNLAFLRTFSTLEASAETMVRRVRDSHVLVLGVGGLGSNVLQNLCGLGVGRLTLVDRDDVEQRNFARQFVYRAQDIGRSKVERAADWVREFDPRIEVQTIRADFAGPADVAEVLASTRPDAVSAGVDDPIGIDEWVNAACVRAGVPYVRGGMTVTEGVIWSVHPGHSACLACPPDSDDSSGRVVNSALHQQGVARINRGAGPVATLLGSLVSFEILRFLTGFTAPRYAGAMAVLDLAGDCGLTINARSRQPDCLVCGSDLQAPEPEAVTAVAAGG
- the rplQ gene encoding 50S ribosomal protein L17, whose translation is MPTPTKGPRLGGGPAHERLLLANLATALFEHDRITTTEAKAKRLRPLAEKLITFAKHGELHDRRQVLKVIRNKDVVHKLFAEIGPKFSERPGGYTRIIKVNPRKGDNAPMAVIELVEELSAAARVVREAERSRGTKVAPSKAPTGRTAEIAEDAAAESPTAARVAGDAAAAKQDSEDAAAETVVDESGAVDAEAPAQDGATDAVESGTADDAVADASLTGDAATEEAVADDAAATEAAEEEGKGK